The following coding sequences are from one Methanohalophilus halophilus window:
- a CDS encoding MOFRL family protein — translation MTGEGRGGRCQELALSFALQVNGLNNLLLLDAGTDGTDGPTDAAGAFADGHTVIRSKRAGIDALNMLLENDSYSFFKEIDDLFITGPTGANVMDIYILLISD, via the coding sequence GTGACTGGTGAGGGTAGAGGGGGCAGATGCCAGGAACTTGCTCTTTCATTTGCCCTCCAGGTAAACGGCCTTAATAATTTACTGCTCCTGGATGCAGGAACAGATGGAACTGACGGTCCAACAGATGCAGCCGGTGCATTTGCAGATGGTCACACCGTTATAAGAAGTAAGAGGGCCGGGATTGACGCTCTTAATATGCTTTTGGAAAATGATTCATATTCTTTCTTTAAAGAAATCGATGACCTTTTTATTACCGGCCCCACAGGGGCCAATGTAATGGATATCTATATTCTTTTGATTTCGGACTAA
- a CDS encoding YbaY family lipoprotein has translation MKTSNLIIGIILILIIAVASLMAINYADFDAYKDSEVAEETGNIINGAVTFDSLEEPFSNVTVYITIEDVSLADAPSTIIGQPTLENVSRNNITDSDIPFEINYRTLQEGHTYSLSAHVDVDGDGAISGGDYLSTQHVDVPYSGVESVVEVPVGLIEDSPGTASLYNCWW, from the coding sequence ATGAAAACCAGTAATTTGATTATAGGAATAATTCTTATCTTGATAATAGCAGTGGCATCCCTTATGGCAATTAATTATGCAGATTTTGATGCTTATAAAGATTCGGAAGTTGCAGAAGAAACCGGAAATATAATTAATGGAGCAGTTACCTTTGACTCACTGGAAGAACCATTTTCCAACGTTACTGTTTACATTACAATTGAAGATGTAAGTCTTGCGGACGCTCCCTCAACAATAATAGGTCAACCAACTCTTGAAAATGTTTCCCGCAATAATATTACTGATTCGGATATTCCTTTTGAAATCAACTATAGAACACTTCAGGAGGGTCACACTTATTCCCTCTCTGCACATGTGGATGTTGATGGGGATGGTGCTATTTCTGGAGGCGATTACCTATCGACCCAACATGTTGATGTGCCATATTCGGGTGTCGAAAGTGTTGTTGAAGTACCTGTTGGGTTAATCGAAGATAGTCCTGGAACGGCCAGCCTGTATAATTGCTGGTGGTGA
- a CDS encoding glycogen synthase — protein sequence MLERKCIIIAGEEAGPKSNKMGGIWNVIDAEVKTLAALLEDGTIDEETKPRIFVASPYFDHSGVDWNKSLNRITDLSELNEFELDEELKKVFAKLSEEGIDLVARSRNIKGIEIIYLMFKTNDYCRKTIEYKGKPVCLENKIKAEAYDLIGLDSRTYESMGNGNEYTHYLNMSYAVSEFVRTLVSIKEEEGKKYTDKAISEFVTSLMPTLYVSLHCHEFGLFYAIARLEKLGVKVNSVATCHATIPGRAAGHRSIQKIRDNDSTWDAGVPINMAKLESLSDYADVVTAVGDSTKKEISLFYGIDSIVVRNGIELDTEREEISWDKKNQCREQIQEFMSEKLHNVHDGIPIDPEKIIPIFSLSRIEIDNKGYPDLLDSLVLLDRMIRIEIESSRLDEGYRVVCFIITAHGPKTNPPENFPIELPEEILIGSELRLQNMILERGLDAGKLVNGNRHVGAVFYPQWLSSNDGGLNMEVDELMAGCIAGIFPSRYEPFLLTGLEAGKEATPSIVSKVCGFSDALKTLKRLVMGMGGVIVVDNITLPYIETIADYALTMDYFIETYTDDRIKYNLLCREANLLARDMNWRDPVKNYYEMLTGKRLE from the coding sequence ATGCTTGAACGCAAATGCATAATAATAGCCGGCGAAGAAGCCGGGCCTAAATCCAATAAGATGGGGGGCATATGGAATGTTATAGATGCTGAAGTAAAGACACTTGCAGCACTGCTTGAGGACGGTACGATAGATGAGGAAACAAAACCCAGGATATTTGTCGCAAGTCCCTATTTTGATCACAGCGGAGTTGACTGGAACAAGAGTCTTAACAGGATAACGGACCTGAGTGAATTGAATGAGTTTGAACTGGACGAAGAACTCAAAAAAGTTTTTGCAAAACTAAGTGAAGAAGGAATTGACCTGGTTGCCAGGTCACGCAATATAAAAGGCATAGAAATCATATACCTGATGTTCAAAACAAATGATTACTGCCGGAAAACAATTGAGTACAAAGGAAAGCCCGTCTGCCTCGAGAATAAGATTAAAGCAGAAGCTTATGACTTGATAGGGCTGGATTCCAGAACCTATGAAAGTATGGGTAACGGTAATGAGTATACCCACTACCTCAATATGTCGTATGCTGTCTCTGAATTTGTCCGTACTTTGGTCTCAATAAAAGAGGAAGAAGGCAAAAAATATACAGACAAGGCAATCTCTGAATTTGTAACTTCTCTTATGCCGACATTATACGTATCTCTGCATTGCCATGAATTTGGCCTTTTTTACGCAATAGCCCGGCTCGAAAAATTGGGAGTAAAGGTAAACTCAGTTGCCACCTGCCATGCCACTATTCCGGGCAGGGCAGCAGGGCATCGTTCAATCCAAAAGATTCGGGACAATGACAGCACCTGGGATGCAGGTGTACCCATAAATATGGCTAAATTGGAATCGCTGTCTGACTATGCTGATGTTGTAACAGCTGTAGGTGATTCTACCAAAAAAGAGATATCGCTTTTTTATGGTATCGATTCAATAGTGGTACGAAATGGTATCGAGCTCGATACAGAGAGAGAGGAGATCTCATGGGACAAAAAAAACCAATGCAGGGAACAAATTCAGGAATTTATGTCTGAAAAACTACACAATGTACATGATGGGATTCCCATAGATCCGGAAAAAATAATCCCGATTTTTAGTTTATCGCGTATAGAAATTGATAACAAGGGTTATCCGGATCTCCTTGATTCGCTTGTGCTTCTTGACAGGATGATACGAATAGAAATCGAATCTTCCCGCCTGGATGAAGGTTACAGGGTAGTATGTTTTATAATTACAGCTCATGGACCAAAAACCAATCCGCCCGAAAATTTCCCAATAGAATTGCCTGAAGAGATTTTAATAGGGTCTGAGCTCAGGCTTCAAAATATGATCCTTGAACGTGGTCTTGATGCAGGCAAGCTGGTCAATGGGAACCGGCACGTAGGTGCAGTATTTTATCCCCAGTGGCTGTCAAGCAATGATGGGGGGCTGAATATGGAAGTAGATGAACTCATGGCGGGCTGCATTGCGGGAATCTTTCCCTCCAGGTATGAACCCTTCCTGCTAACCGGACTGGAAGCAGGTAAGGAGGCAACCCCGAGTATTGTCAGTAAGGTTTGTGGCTTTAGTGACGCTCTGAAAACCCTCAAGCGTCTGGTTATGGGTATGGGCGGGGTCATAGTCGTCGATAATATCACTTTGCCCTACATTGAGACTATAGCAGATTATGCATTGACAATGGATTATTTTATTGAGACCTATACTGATGACCGGATTAAGTACAACCTCCTGTGCCGGGAAGCAAATCTTCTTGCACGTGATATGAACTGGAGGGATCCGGTTAAGAATTATTATGAAATGCTGACAGGCAAAAGATTGGAATAA
- a CDS encoding DUF169 domain-containing protein: protein MKIEEINQMGKELKDLLKLKNPPVAVSLVPDTHEVPEGINKIEEKMRHCQMVDKVRKEGSEFYALADDQQCKGGAAVMGLQEMAPKLANGDVYYNLNRYKTINSARRTMQQVPRLKAGSTKAVLYGPLEKVSFIPDVVLVIDTPKKAMQLSQALLHRFGGRVNASFAGIQSLCADGVVQPYKDGHISASLGCGGSRKYANVAEDEMIIGIPVERLHDMIEAAHEMFG from the coding sequence ATGAAAATTGAAGAAATAAACCAGATGGGAAAAGAATTGAAAGATCTGTTAAAACTCAAAAATCCACCGGTAGCTGTTTCCCTTGTGCCAGACACTCATGAAGTACCTGAAGGTATCAATAAAATTGAAGAAAAAATGAGACACTGCCAGATGGTGGACAAAGTTCGCAAAGAGGGAAGCGAATTCTATGCCCTGGCTGATGACCAGCAATGCAAAGGTGGTGCAGCTGTTATGGGACTGCAGGAAATGGCACCCAAACTTGCCAACGGGGATGTCTATTACAACCTGAACCGTTACAAAACAATCAACTCCGCAAGACGTACTATGCAACAGGTTCCCAGACTCAAAGCAGGATCTACAAAAGCAGTACTATATGGCCCTCTGGAAAAGGTGAGTTTCATCCCGGACGTGGTACTTGTTATCGATACACCTAAAAAGGCAATGCAACTCTCACAGGCCCTTTTGCATCGCTTTGGAGGACGGGTTAATGCAAGCTTCGCAGGAATCCAGAGCCTATGTGCTGACGGGGTTGTCCAGCCTTATAAGGATGGACACATAAGCGCATCCTTGGGTTGTGGAGGAAGTCGAAAGTATGCCAATGTTGCAGAAGATGAAATGATAATCGGTATCCCTGTGGAAAGGCTGCATGATATGATAGAAGCAGCTCATGAGATGTTTGGCTGA
- a CDS encoding ArsR/SmtB family transcription factor has protein sequence MQKKLQGIVSLGEALSHPLRLKLICMLADREWYVYELAKELDVSRQVLYLHLKRLEKADIVEGDLRLEEDDMRAKKFFKLKEFDIKLDVEDLKNIFETETIPKKN, from the coding sequence ATGCAAAAAAAACTCCAGGGGATTGTCAGCCTTGGCGAAGCTCTATCACATCCTCTGCGACTGAAACTCATATGTATGCTTGCAGACAGGGAATGGTATGTATATGAGCTTGCCAAAGAACTCGATGTTTCCAGACAGGTACTGTATCTTCACCTGAAACGTCTTGAAAAAGCCGATATCGTTGAAGGTGATCTTCGACTGGAAGAAGATGATATGCGTGCCAAGAAATTCTTTAAGTTAAAAGAATTTGATATAAAGTTGGACGTTGAGGACCTTAAAAATATCTTTGAGACTGAAACAATCCCAAAAAAGAATTGA
- the pncB gene encoding nicotinate phosphoribosyltransferase, which produces MLQLSEGNTVIRSILDNDMYKLTMQMAVLELFPEAQAEYRFINRGDQRFNSRFKEELEYIVREEIPKLRLLDEERHWLGKNCPFFKHTYLDHLQNYRFNPDEVEISLTDDNNLDILIRGPWHSTILWEIVLMATVSELYFETIENNWADEYLSKTDLLDKYGDMIKEVSDKLDNAGCVLSEFGTRRRRSFELHEKVVETLSRATSFAGTSNVYLAMKYGPRAIGTIGHEWIMGNSALVGLRNANKFAFENWVKVYDGRLGIALADTYGCDAFFNNFDGRLARLYDGIRHDSGDPYTFIDKTIQHYKALGIDPSQKMAVFSNSLEAEDAIRIQEYCKDKIKCSFGIGTSLTNNSDFFRENPPLNIVIKLHKINGIPVVKLSDSQEKVTGDRDAVRVANYIFGTKGLDEE; this is translated from the coding sequence ATGTTACAGTTATCTGAAGGCAATACGGTGATCCGGTCAATACTTGATAATGATATGTACAAGCTGACCATGCAAATGGCAGTACTTGAACTTTTTCCTGAAGCACAGGCAGAATATCGCTTCATAAACCGTGGAGATCAACGTTTCAATTCCCGGTTTAAGGAAGAACTTGAGTATATCGTCCGGGAAGAAATTCCCAAATTGCGCCTTCTGGACGAAGAAAGGCATTGGTTGGGAAAGAATTGTCCTTTTTTCAAGCATACCTATCTTGACCATCTACAGAATTACCGCTTTAATCCCGATGAAGTTGAAATATCCCTGACGGATGATAATAATCTTGATATACTTATCAGAGGGCCGTGGCATAGTACCATTCTCTGGGAAATCGTGCTCATGGCTACGGTTTCCGAACTTTATTTTGAGACAATTGAAAATAACTGGGCAGATGAATATCTCTCAAAGACCGATCTCTTGGACAAATATGGAGATATGATTAAGGAAGTATCCGACAAACTTGATAATGCCGGATGTGTACTCAGTGAATTCGGAACTCGCCGCCGTCGCAGTTTTGAACTTCATGAGAAAGTCGTGGAAACCTTAAGTCGAGCCACAAGTTTTGCAGGTACAAGTAATGTATATCTTGCAATGAAATATGGGCCCCGGGCGATAGGTACGATTGGTCACGAATGGATTATGGGTAATTCTGCTCTTGTAGGTTTGCGCAACGCCAACAAATTTGCCTTTGAAAACTGGGTCAAAGTTTATGATGGCAGGCTCGGGATTGCCCTGGCAGATACTTATGGTTGTGACGCATTCTTTAACAACTTTGATGGTCGCCTGGCACGTCTTTATGATGGTATCAGACATGATAGTGGTGACCCTTATACTTTCATTGACAAGACAATTCAACATTACAAAGCTCTTGGAATAGATCCTTCACAGAAGATGGCAGTTTTCAGTAATTCCCTTGAAGCCGAAGATGCAATCAGGATACAGGAATATTGTAAGGATAAAATTAAATGTAGTTTCGGCATAGGTACAAGCCTGACCAATAACTCAGATTTTTTCCGGGAGAATCCTCCCTTGAATATTGTGATCAAGTTGCATAAAATCAATGGTATTCCTGTTGTCAAACTCAGTGATTCACAGGAAAAAGTAACAGGAGACAGGGATGCTGTAAGGGTGGCCAATTATATATTCGGCACAAAAGGGCTTGATGAGGAATAA
- a CDS encoding DUF3656 domain-containing U32 family peptidase translates to MAKHPDKITPPEILSPAGNYDALLGAIKGGTDAIYLGVGEFNARQGASNFTPEEMENAIDLAHLHGISVYLAFNVPVKETELQDAIDVIDRAYAAGIDAVIMRDLGFIELVKKNYPDLPIHGSTQLNTNNTETVKFLEKLGLSRIIVARELDTAELKHIIDSTDMDIEIFAHGALCYSYSGQCLFSSFAANRSANRGACAQPCRWKFDLFINGKNMNHHIGGVSPISCAELCTLPGLEELINTGIKSLKIEGRMKRAEYVTASSEIYKETAEITCQDEKPDSNWLQERENDLAKLFYRGFTRGFVLGDRNVTHPEYSSSYGAFLGKTRRVKRSKNAASIKVKLNQTLEVNDGISIHTKQRMLGSKVERLTVDGGDVEVAEKGSIPYIHISPKTVKSVKTGDDVYLNTDVSLLEEMGERDVKKVPVNFQIRANIGRQLEITASAGDIEVLHVSDYLIQEPKKAPTSVEQITDIIKRLGDTPYVADKIELKGEEDIFIPLGELTRTRRSVVEKLQQKQLERFHRHPKNPKLPAAKHKTGNKIPGKLLLSVEVADIEGAKAAADSGADVIYIPADLFDKVENNKELVLKVKRDNIEIVFTLPAIIHEKELEEWTNVLRKIKIKEYTVGCGEPGILSLAHQMEIKCVALKSFTIFNSPTTNVLQANGASRVILSPEITLEEMKNVVQASDNTIQFEAIAYGRQQLLVTEHDLLKPIVEKGFYGEDSNAFLQHKKKDRYPIKRWRNRTVIYDSHVINMLNNLDDMKNTGIDYLRLEFSHESNRKIASVVSDFRNILDGKSKKNITDSKVYSKGLYYSGI, encoded by the coding sequence ATGGCCAAACATCCTGATAAAATTACTCCCCCGGAAATACTGTCGCCTGCAGGGAATTATGATGCACTGCTGGGCGCTATCAAGGGAGGAACTGATGCTATCTATCTGGGAGTTGGTGAATTCAATGCCCGCCAGGGTGCATCCAATTTTACACCTGAAGAGATGGAAAATGCAATAGATCTTGCCCATCTGCATGGAATTTCAGTATATCTGGCATTCAATGTGCCGGTGAAAGAAACGGAACTCCAGGATGCGATTGATGTTATAGACCGTGCCTATGCAGCGGGAATTGACGCAGTTATTATGAGGGATTTGGGGTTTATAGAGCTGGTCAAAAAGAACTATCCTGACCTGCCCATACATGGTAGCACCCAGCTCAATACCAATAACACTGAAACTGTCAAATTTCTGGAAAAACTTGGCCTCTCAAGAATAATCGTAGCAAGGGAACTTGACACTGCAGAATTGAAACACATTATTGACAGTACCGATATGGACATAGAAATCTTTGCCCATGGTGCTCTTTGTTATTCTTACTCCGGCCAGTGTCTCTTTAGCAGCTTTGCTGCCAACCGGAGTGCAAACCGGGGTGCATGTGCCCAGCCTTGCAGGTGGAAATTCGACCTGTTTATCAACGGCAAGAACATGAACCATCATATTGGCGGTGTATCCCCCATAAGTTGTGCTGAACTCTGTACCCTGCCAGGATTGGAAGAACTCATCAACACAGGTATCAAAAGTCTCAAGATAGAAGGGCGTATGAAAAGAGCTGAGTATGTGACCGCCAGCTCTGAAATATACAAAGAGACTGCAGAAATAACCTGTCAGGATGAAAAACCCGATTCCAACTGGTTGCAGGAAAGAGAAAACGACCTGGCAAAACTATTTTACAGAGGTTTTACCCGTGGTTTTGTACTGGGTGACAGGAATGTGACCCACCCCGAATACAGTTCCAGTTATGGGGCATTTCTGGGCAAGACACGCCGGGTAAAGAGAAGTAAAAACGCTGCATCCATTAAGGTGAAATTAAACCAGACACTTGAAGTCAATGATGGGATAAGCATCCATACCAAACAACGGATGCTTGGGTCAAAGGTTGAGAGGCTCACAGTTGACGGCGGGGACGTTGAGGTAGCAGAAAAGGGGAGTATTCCCTACATACATATCAGTCCTAAAACGGTAAAATCTGTAAAAACTGGCGACGATGTATACCTGAATACAGACGTATCCCTTCTGGAAGAAATGGGTGAAAGAGATGTTAAAAAGGTACCCGTGAATTTCCAGATACGTGCAAATATCGGCAGACAACTGGAAATTACTGCTTCTGCAGGAGATATAGAGGTGCTTCATGTATCCGATTATCTTATACAGGAACCAAAAAAAGCCCCTACTTCTGTGGAACAGATTACCGATATAATAAAAAGACTGGGAGATACCCCCTATGTCGCAGACAAAATTGAGTTGAAAGGTGAAGAAGATATCTTTATCCCCCTCGGAGAACTCACCCGAACCCGTCGCAGTGTAGTGGAGAAACTTCAGCAGAAGCAACTGGAAAGATTCCACAGGCACCCTAAAAACCCAAAGTTACCAGCAGCCAAACACAAAACCGGAAACAAAATTCCAGGTAAATTACTTTTATCCGTAGAAGTAGCAGATATAGAGGGAGCAAAAGCAGCTGCTGACAGCGGAGCAGACGTCATATATATCCCTGCGGACCTGTTCGACAAAGTCGAGAATAACAAGGAACTCGTTCTAAAGGTTAAAAGGGATAATATTGAAATAGTATTCACATTGCCTGCTATTATTCATGAAAAAGAACTTGAAGAATGGACGAATGTCCTTAGAAAAATAAAAATAAAAGAATATACTGTAGGCTGTGGTGAGCCTGGAATACTCAGTTTAGCACACCAAATGGAAATTAAATGTGTTGCACTGAAAAGCTTCACGATTTTTAATTCCCCTACGACAAATGTGTTACAGGCAAATGGCGCATCCCGTGTAATCCTTTCCCCGGAAATTACCCTTGAAGAAATGAAGAATGTTGTGCAGGCATCAGATAATACGATCCAATTTGAGGCTATAGCCTACGGCAGGCAACAATTACTTGTTACCGAACATGACCTGCTCAAACCGATTGTGGAAAAAGGCTTCTATGGCGAAGATAGCAATGCATTCCTGCAGCACAAAAAGAAAGACAGGTACCCCATTAAAAGGTGGAGAAACAGGACTGTGATCTATGATTCCCATGTCATCAACATGTTGAATAATCTAGATGATATGAAGAATACAGGTATCGATTATCTTCGCCTGGAATTTTCACACGAAAGCAATCGGAAAATAGCAAGTGTGGTCTCTGATTTTAGGAATATTCTGGATGGAAAAAGTAAAAAGAATATTACGGACTCAAAGGTATACTCCAAAGGACTCTATTACTCAGGCATATGA
- a CDS encoding permease, whose product MPDQSLIYHLAIVGLESVQEYLALHVLLCLVPAFFLAGAIASLFSKESVLKFFGNETPKYISYPIAAVSGCLLAVCSCTVLPLFAGIYRRGAGIGPATTFLFSAPAINILAIVYTAKILGYDLGVARAVIAILLSIAIGLTMAALFERHREKKEGIKTFGDERHAHSAYLFLLLLAILIIPEILTEWIPLLAVETMLVLLTVFLSFNWFSKDELKDWMAETWFLIKQITPLLLIGVFFAGIMVELLPAHYVAAVVGGASFGASFIASIAAALMYFSTLTEVPIISALTELGMGRGPALAMLLAGPALSLPNMIVISRIMGVKKASVYIALVVTVASIAGLIFGLYFV is encoded by the coding sequence ATGCCTGACCAATCATTAATTTATCATCTTGCTATCGTAGGACTGGAATCTGTCCAGGAATACCTGGCACTACATGTACTGTTATGTCTGGTGCCGGCATTTTTCCTGGCTGGAGCTATAGCATCCCTTTTTTCCAAAGAATCTGTACTAAAATTCTTTGGCAATGAAACCCCAAAATACATTTCCTACCCCATCGCTGCAGTTTCAGGCTGCCTGCTTGCAGTATGCAGCTGTACTGTACTGCCGCTTTTTGCAGGAATCTATCGCAGGGGCGCAGGAATCGGGCCTGCAACCACCTTCCTGTTCTCGGCACCAGCAATAAATATCCTGGCAATTGTCTACACAGCAAAAATCCTGGGATATGACCTGGGAGTGGCAAGAGCTGTAATTGCAATCCTTCTGTCAATTGCTATTGGACTTACAATGGCGGCCCTCTTCGAGCGCCACAGGGAAAAAAAGGAAGGAATCAAGACTTTTGGTGATGAAAGGCATGCTCACAGTGCATATCTTTTCCTCCTCCTTCTGGCAATCCTCATTATCCCGGAGATACTCACAGAATGGATTCCGCTTCTAGCCGTGGAAACTATGCTTGTTTTGCTAACGGTGTTCCTCTCATTCAACTGGTTCAGTAAGGATGAATTGAAAGACTGGATGGCAGAGACATGGTTCCTGATAAAGCAAATAACACCTCTCCTTTTGATTGGAGTTTTCTTTGCCGGTATCATGGTGGAACTGCTACCGGCACATTATGTAGCTGCAGTGGTTGGAGGTGCCTCATTCGGTGCAAGTTTCATAGCATCGATTGCCGCAGCACTGATGTATTTCTCCACCCTGACAGAAGTACCTATAATCAGCGCCCTTACAGAACTTGGAATGGGAAGAGGTCCGGCCCTGGCAATGTTGCTTGCAGGCCCCGCCCTGAGTCTTCCGAATATGATAGTTATAAGCAGGATAATGGGAGTGAAAAAAGCTTCCGTTTACATAGCTTTGGTAGTAACAGTCGCATCAATAGCCGGCCTTATATTCGGCCTTTATTTTGTATAA
- a CDS encoding metallophosphoesterase family protein produces the protein MKMLVISDIHGNMKALETAMEIPHDEVICLGDLVDYGPSPKEVIDFMMENNIPVIRGNHDNAVATGIDCGCSYEIKHLSIATRDYTKDQLNDRQLDFLKNLPVKIEKKCRGGRVLFTHGSPRSFYEYIKPQTPDAEVQEMLEGVEADLLVVGHSHIPMTRNIGNITIVNPGSAGQPRDGIPRASCAVLDTDSMDFEVYRLEYDMDSVTDKIRERMPHCDELITILENAGVNKKEN, from the coding sequence ATGAAAATGCTTGTGATTTCGGATATACATGGGAATATGAAAGCCCTGGAAACTGCAATGGAAATTCCCCATGATGAGGTTATCTGTCTGGGTGATCTGGTGGACTATGGCCCATCACCTAAAGAAGTAATCGATTTCATGATGGAAAACAATATACCCGTAATAAGGGGAAACCACGATAATGCAGTTGCAACAGGAATTGATTGTGGCTGCAGTTATGAAATCAAGCATCTTTCAATTGCCACCAGGGATTATACAAAAGACCAGCTGAATGATAGACAGCTGGATTTCCTGAAGAATCTTCCTGTAAAAATTGAAAAAAAATGCAGAGGAGGCAGGGTATTATTTACACATGGAAGTCCCAGGTCCTTTTACGAGTATATAAAGCCACAAACACCTGATGCAGAAGTACAGGAAATGCTGGAAGGAGTTGAAGCGGATCTGCTGGTGGTCGGCCATTCACATATTCCAATGACAAGGAATATTGGAAATATAACCATTGTAAATCCAGGATCAGCAGGACAGCCACGTGATGGCATACCCCGTGCCTCCTGTGCGGTGTTGGACACCGATTCAATGGATTTCGAAGTATACAGGCTGGAATACGATATGGATAGTGTAACGGACAAAATAAGAGAAAGGATGCCCCACTGTGATGAACTTATAACAATACTGGAAAATGCAGGCGTAAACAAAAAAGAAAACTAA
- a CDS encoding thioredoxin family protein — MKIEILGTGCAKCKKTLEVVERAVKEAGIEADITKVEDINSIMDYGVMITPGVVVDGDVKIAGKIPSVDDVKEWLQ; from the coding sequence ATGAAAATAGAAATTCTTGGAACCGGATGTGCAAAGTGCAAGAAGACCCTTGAAGTAGTCGAAAGAGCAGTAAAGGAAGCAGGAATCGAAGCCGATATCACAAAAGTTGAAGATATAAACAGTATTATGGATTACGGTGTAATGATAACACCCGGTGTTGTGGTCGATGGCGATGTAAAGATTGCAGGCAAGATTCCTTCGGTAGATGACGTGAAGGAATGGCTACAATAA
- a CDS encoding putative zinc-binding protein, with amino-acid sequence MTDNNCCCSSVVGIFPCSGGSNVGQLANQAAIEMTKNGKGNMMCTVGIGGRIAGLMKSAEGADEVVAIDGCPLNCAKKTLENAGIDVSKHIIITELGIKKNKDLDLKQEQVNEVLEKINF; translated from the coding sequence ATGACCGATAATAACTGTTGTTGTTCCTCAGTAGTGGGTATATTCCCCTGTTCAGGAGGTTCCAACGTAGGCCAACTGGCAAATCAGGCAGCAATAGAAATGACCAAAAATGGCAAAGGGAACATGATGTGTACAGTCGGCATTGGTGGCCGTATTGCAGGCCTTATGAAATCAGCAGAAGGAGCTGATGAGGTCGTGGCTATTGATGGCTGCCCGCTTAACTGTGCTAAGAAAACCCTGGAAAATGCCGGTATCGATGTCAGCAAGCATATAATCATAACCGAGCTTGGCATTAAAAAGAACAAGGATCTGGATCTCAAACAGGAACAGGTCAATGAAGTCCTTGAAAAAATCAATTTTTAA
- a CDS encoding LbetaH domain-containing protein, protein MKNPAGDKPQINDSAWIADSAVVMGNVKIQADVLVAPNAVIRADEPGASIVIGKGCNIQDNVVLHGVEGSKVVIAEDTSLAHGCIVHGPCQLGKRCFIGFGAVVFDSVLEDDVVVLHNATVQGVRLPASKSVPVGRTVLSEKDVTELQSVDQDLMDFKNKVSSVNLELVEGYRKMDSD, encoded by the coding sequence ATGAAAAACCCAGCGGGAGACAAACCACAAATAAATGATAGTGCCTGGATTGCTGACAGCGCCGTTGTAATGGGAAATGTAAAGATTCAGGCAGATGTCCTTGTAGCACCAAATGCTGTAATACGGGCAGATGAACCGGGCGCATCTATTGTTATCGGAAAAGGATGCAATATTCAGGACAATGTGGTTCTTCACGGGGTTGAAGGGTCGAAAGTGGTTATCGCTGAAGATACCTCACTTGCTCATGGGTGTATCGTGCATGGACCGTGCCAGTTGGGTAAAAGATGTTTCATAGGTTTTGGTGCGGTAGTATTTGACAGTGTCCTCGAAGATGATGTGGTGGTACTTCATAATGCTACAGTACAGGGTGTCCGTCTACCGGCATCCAAAAGTGTGCCTGTAGGTCGCACTGTACTGAGTGAAAAAGATGTCACAGAATTGCAATCTGTCGATCAGGACCTTATGGATTTTAAAAACAAAGTTTCCAGTGTGAATCTGGAGCTTGTTGAAGGCTATCGTAAGATGGACAGTGACTGA